A single region of the Vicia villosa cultivar HV-30 ecotype Madison, WI linkage group LG4, Vvil1.0, whole genome shotgun sequence genome encodes:
- the LOC131600235 gene encoding polygalacturonase inhibitor 1-like, with the protein MTTITNFFLLFIFIFIFLSQATSLSKACHPQDEAILLQIKKEFNNPSLLSSWIPHTDCCNFNWSGVACSSLTNDRVTDLSISNDIHITSKFPPSIANLPYLETLFIFNLPNLTGPIPQSITKLTNLRYLTISKTGVIGPIPKFTDRSKNLVELDLSHNNITGTLPPSLYKLPNLSGILFNNNKLRGSIPTSYGYFNNSHVSTLDLSYNKLSGKLPISLSKLDIYLVELAYNKFEGDASMLFGSNKKTLVVDISGNRFAFDFGRVELSQTIATLDVSHNKIYGNFPMAMENVTFLNVSYNRLCGEIPKVGYFNTFDVSSFVHNKCLCGSPLPSCK; encoded by the coding sequence ATGACCACTATCACTAACTTTTTCCTTCTATTCATTTTCATATTCATATTCCTCTCTCAAGCTACATCTCTCTCAAAAGCATGCCATCCACAAGATGAAGCCATCCTTCTCCAAATCAAAAAAGAATTCAACAATCCATCTCTTCTATCTTCATGGATACCACACACTGATTGTTGTAACTTTAACTGGTCCGGCGTTGCTTGCTCGTCCTTAACCAACGATCGCGTCACCGATCTAAGTATCTCGAACGACATCCACATTACTTCTAAGTTTCCTCCATCTATTGCTAACCTACCTTACTTAGAGACTTTATTTATCTTTAATCTACCAAATCTCACTGGCCCAATTCCACAATCCATCACCAAACTCACCAACCTTCGATACCTTACAATCAGTAAAACCGGTGTAATAGGTCCAATACCTAAATTTACGGACCGATCTAAAAACCTAGTTGAGTTGGATCTATCACACAATAACATCACTGGAACACTCCCTCCTTCACTATATAAATTGCCAAATCTTTCAGGGATTCTCTTTAACAATAACAAGTTAAGAGGCTCGATCCCGACTTCATATGGTTACTTCAATAATAGCCATGTTTCCACTTTAGATCTCTCTTACAATAAACTATCGGGGAAACTCCCGATTTCGTTGTCCAAGTTGGATATTTAccttgttgaattggcttataatAAGTTTGAAGGTGATGCTTCTATGCTTTTTGGTTCCAATAAAAAGACATTGGTAGTAGACATTTCGGGGAACCGTTTTGCTTTTGATTTTGGAAGAGTTGAGTTGTCTCAAACCATAGCAACATTGGATGTGAGTCACAATAAGATCTATGGTAATTTTCCTATGGCAATGGAAAATGTAACGTTTTTGAATGTGAGTTATAATAGGTTGTGTGGTGAGATTCCAAAGGTTGGATATTTCAACACTTTTGATGTTTCTTCATTTGTTCATAACAAGTGTTTGTGTGGATCTCCTCTTCCAAGCTGCAAGTGA
- the LOC131600236 gene encoding polygalacturonase inhibitor-like — MSTTITNLFLLFTFIFLSQTTPSLSKRCHPEDERILLQIKKEFNNPSLLSSWKPNTDCCNFNWYGVGCSALINERVGYLSISNDTNLSSQFPPSIANLPFLEALFIFDLPNLTGPIPQSITKLTKLKYLTISSTGVTGPIPNFTDQFTNLVNLDLSHNNLFGTLPTSLYKLPSLSGVLFNNNNLTGSIPTTYGYFNSSSVTSLDLSYNKLSGKLPISLAMLDIYVLELAYNKFEGDASMLFGSNKKTLVVDISGNRFAFDFGRVELSQTITTLDVSHNKIYGNFPMAMENVTFLNVSYNRLCGEIPKVGYFKTFDVSSFVHNKCLCGSPLPNCK; from the coding sequence ATGTCCACCACTATTACTAACTTGTTTCTTCTTTTCACATTCATATTCCTCTCTCAAACTACACCTTCTCTCTCCAAAAGATGCCATCCAGAAGATGAAAGAATCCTCCTCCAAATCAAAAAGGAATTCAACAATCCATCTCTTCTCTCCTCATGGAAACCAAACACCGACTGTTGCAACTTCAACTGGTACGGCGTTGGTTGTTCCGCCTTAATCAACGAACGTGTCGGTTATCTCAGTATCTCAAACGACACAAACCTCTCTTCTCAATTTCCTCCATCCATCGCTAACTTACCTTTCTTAGAGGCACTATTTATCTTTGATTTACCAAATCTCACTGGACCAATTCCACAGTCTATAACCAAACTCACCAAACTCAAATACCTCACAATAAGCTCAACCGGCGTAACAGGTCCAATACCGAATTTCACAGACCAGTTTACAAACCTAGTTAACTTGGATCTTTCGCATAATAACCTCTTCGGAACACTCCCAACTTCACTATACAAATTACCTAGTCTGTCTGGTGTTCTCTTTAACAACAACAATTTAACAGGTTCAATCCCTACAACGTATGGTTACTTCAATAGCAGCAGCGTAACTTCTTTGGATCTCTCTTATAACAAACTCTCGGGGAAACTTCCTATTTCACTGGCCATGTTGGATATTTACGTTCTTGAATTGGCTTATAATAAGTTTGAAGGTGACGCTTCTATGCTTTTTGGTTCCAACAAAAAGACATTGGTAGTAGATATTTCGGGGAACCGTTTTGCTTTTGATTTTGGAAGAGTTGAGTTGTCTCAAACCATAACAACGTTGGATGTGAGTCACAATAAGATCTATGGTAACTTCCCTATGGCAATGGAAAATGTAACGTTTTTGAATGTGAGCTATAATAGGCTATGTGGTGAGATTCCAAAGGTTGGATATTTCAAAACTTTTGATGTTTCTTCATTTGTTCATAACAAGTGTTTGTGTGGATCTCCTCTTCCGAATTGCAAGTGA